Genomic DNA from Raphanus sativus cultivar WK10039 unplaced genomic scaffold, ASM80110v3 Scaffold3950, whole genome shotgun sequence:
GTTTGTGGTGGATTACCCTAATGAACATATTACGTCAGTGGAGGGAACCATCGATGGCTATCTTACATCGCTTAGGTTTAAGACATCAAAAGGAAGAACCTCCCCCGCTTTTGGCAATGTGGCTGGTAGGAAATTTGTGTTCGAGGAAAAAGATTTAAAGCTTGTCGGGTTTTGTGGCCGGTCCGGTGATGCTATCGATGCTATTGGTGCACATTTTGCCTCTcttccacctccacctccacctcctgCTCCTACTCCAGCTCCAGCTCCTACTCCAGCTCCAGCTCCCACTACCACAACAATGGGACCGCTCGGAGGTAACAAGGGAGACACATTTGACGATGGTATTTTGGACTGCGTGAAGAAAATAACCATCGCCGCAGATGAATACAGCATAACTTATACCAAGATCGAATATGAAAAGAATGGGAAAGTTGAAATCCGTGAACACGGGACGAACCGTGGAGAGCTGAAAGaggttaaaatatataattcatgtttttttaatttgttaatattcaATTGGTTCACAATTAATCAGtgatgttaatttaaaataaaactagattttgacccgcgctttcaaagcgcggatttatgtttggtgaaaattttatataatcacatttatcttgtatatgtatttatataatccgtctcatatatgtattttatatccagatttatgttcggtaaaactatattatacatgtatttttaggtttttaattttgaattagatattttaaatataaatcaatataacagttttatagttttgatcggtgttttgaaattcgactgagacctgcggttgaacggattaccggttgatcaaagataaattcagtttgggtttgaaaaaaaaaaacaaaatttaaaaatccaataaaaactactaaaatcgaaatccagttaccggttgaaccactggttgaaccaataaacaatttttattttttataaataatttttgttagatagttgggattatatttaggaaaaagcagtttaaaaccaaaccattaaatagtttgagaaaaaacgatgcagtttcaaacatgtccggttgaaaaaatattaaaataatgcagtatcaaacacggaataatcacataccaaaattgaattaggaaaccggtggttaatgacaaaccaaaaacaattaaaaaagaaaccaatgcagaatgtccaaaatgtcattaatgaatacaaaagaaagtcTTTTTAATAGGGGTaaatagagtaaaaatccaaatgtgcttgtactttaatagtatagatacagTTTTCGGTGGCTTATCCGACTGACTATATCACAGCCGTTGGTGGAAGCTACAAGCATATTTTCAGCTATGATACAACGCTTATTACATCGATATACTTCACAACCTCCAAAGGATTTACGTCTCCATTGTTCGGTGAGACGAAGGGAACAGAATTCGAGTTCAAAGGCGAAAATGGTGGAAAGCTTGTTGGATTCCATGGACGTGGTGGCTATGCTATTGATGCCATCGGTGCACATTTTGCTGCATCTACAacctcttctccatcttctctcaTCAAAGTGGAAGCTGTAGGAGGAAAGGGTGAAGAAACATTCGATGATGGTGCTTTTGATCACGTAAGAAAAGTTTTTGTCGGTCAAGGCAATTCCGGTGTAGCTTATATCAAGTTTGAATACGAGAAAGACGGTAGAATAGTGACACACGAGCACGGACAAAAGACATCTCTAGGAACAGAGGTGTTCGAGGTTGCTCAAGGCGATGACATCACATCCGTGAAAATTTACTACGATAAACTCTATGGCTCGAAGACAGAGATAATAACGTCTCTTACGTTCAAGACACTGAAGGGCATCACCTCTCAGCCGTTTGGAATGACCTCAGCGAATTTGTCCTTGCTCGAAGGTGGCAAAATCACCGGTTTTCATGGTAGTTCAAGCGACGTTCTTCATTCTATCGGAGCTTATACAGTGGCTTCACCTCCGAGGATGTTGCATGGCAAGTGGATCCAGGTACGTTCGTAGTATCGGTTTGGTTCTATTCATTTTTTTCAGTCAGTACTTTTGATTCGGTTTGGTCAGTTcgtctttaaattaaaaaaagataaaagtaaatattgatttttttttttaaataaaatattgtttttttcaaaaaattagaaTAGATTTTTGTTCAGTTTGtctttatatttatcatttgtCAACATGAAAAATTATTTGCAAGCcagtttgtctttgtttttattatttgtctACATGTATATGTATGTTTGGTTCTGTCTATTTGGGTTTGGtctatatattaattgtgtTATGAAACATGTGGTGACTCTTATTATTAGGTGGAGCAAAATGGAAAGACTCCTGGACCAAGATGTTCTCATGCTATTGCAATGGTTGGAAACAAAATGTACGCTTTTGGAGGAGAATTAACGCCAAATTTTCACATCGATCGGCACCTCTATTTCTTCGATTTCAAGAATCACAGATGGTCGGTAGCTGATCCAGACGGTGATGTTCCCGAGCTACCTTGCTTAGGCGTTGGTATGGTAGCCATCGGCACTACACTCTATGTCTTTGGTGGCCGCGATGGCCACCGTACTTACAACGGTTTCTACTCTTACGATACTGTTAAAAGCGAGTGGAAACTTGTAACTCACGTAAATAAAGGACCTGCACCGCGTAGCTTCCACTCGATGGCTGCTGATGACAATAACATCTATATCTTCGGTGGAGTGAGTACTACGGTACGTGTCAACACACTCCATGCTTACAACATCCGTGATCAGAAGTGGACCGAGCTTCCGAATCCAGGAGCGTCTTGCAAACCT
This window encodes:
- the LOC108832459 gene encoding myrosinase-binding protein 2-like gives rise to the protein MDPMSEKVGAVGGNKGGPFDDGVYDGVKKITVGKDFDCVPYIKIEYEKDGKFETREHGTIRGQLQEFSVDYPNEYITSVGGSYEHVSSYGAVLIKSLRFKTSHGRTSPILGHTTLFGKPDGREFLLEGKDGGKLLGFHGRSGQALDAIGPHFFAVKPPLKHFNREGGNGGSAWDDGAFDGVRKILVGRGGKSVSYVRFEYAKGQEMVPHVHGKRQEVPQEFVVDYPNEHITSVEGTIDGYLTSLRFKTSKGRTSPAFGNVAGRKFVFEEKDLKLVGFCGRSGDAIDAIGAHFASLPPPPPPPAPTPAPAPTPAPAPTTTTMGPLGGNKGDTFDDGILDCVKKITIAADEYSITYTKIEYEKNGKVEIREHGTNRGELKEFSVAYPTDYITAVGGSYKHIFSYDTTLITSIYFTTSKGFTSPLFGETKGTEFEFKGENGGKLVGFHGRGGYAIDAIGAHFAASTTSSPSSLIKVEAVGGKGEETFDDGAFDHVRKVFVGQGNSGVAYIKFEYEKDGRIVTHEHGQKTSLGTEVFEVAQGDDITSVKIYYDKLYGSKTEIITSLTFKTLKGITSQPFGMTSANLSLLEGGKITGFHGSSSDVLHSIGAYTVASPPRMLHGKWIQVEQNGKTPGPRCSHAIAMVGNKMYAFGGELTPNFHIDRHLYFFDFKNHRWSVADPDGDVPELPCLGVGMVAIGTTLYVFGGRDGHRTYNGFYSYDTVKSEWKLVTHVNKGPAPRSFHSMAADDNNIYIFGGVSTTVRVNTLHAYNIRDQKWTELPNPGASCKPRGGAGLAVVKGKIWVVYGFIGDEVDDVHCFDLVERKWTKVETRGEKPWGRSVFALAVVGKHIIISGGEIEMDPKAHFGPGKLTGGAFVLDTESLLWEKLEEGHSPGGWIASTTASIDGKKGLLMHGGKAPTNGRYEDIFFYGVDSA